In a single window of the Ooceraea biroi isolate clonal line C1 chromosome 8, Obir_v5.4, whole genome shotgun sequence genome:
- the LOC113562401 gene encoding golgin subfamily A member 6-like protein 22 → MEERGWSIFNGNCKGDEVGEYTFTGGRGCTVIDYVMGDSEVRERIAEMKIGDKIDSDHQPIEVMIKGTGMKRRGERGLEKCWRGVWNEKGRREFKECIDTIEMREREIREDWREMEERFKEAMETAERKIVRSRKKGDEWWDEECKKKKREVRRELRLWRKERGDEERYRERKREYKQLIEEKKKELSDKWEKKAVEVRGEKEVWEIINKDRNKRKRVNDGKVMEEWKEHFMRLLGEVEGRVVRGMEGRGGDEEEEISRKEVTEVLQKLKEGKAVGEDGIPNEAWKYGGRK, encoded by the coding sequence ATGGAGGAAAGAGGATGGAGCATATTTAATGGAAATTGTAAGGGAGATGAAGTTGGAGAATATACATTTACGGGAGGGAGAGGGTGTACTGTAATCGATTATGTAATGGGAGATAGTGAAGTCAGAGAAAGAATAGCGGAGATGAAGATAGGGGATAAGATAGACTCAGATCATCAGCCGATAGAGGTCATGATAAAAGGAACAGGGATGAagagaaggggagagagaggttTGGAAAAATGTTGGAGAGGAGTATGGAATGAGAAGGGAAGAAGGGAATTTAAGGAATGTATAGATACAATAGagatgagagagagggagataaGAGAAGATTGGAGAGAGATGGAAGAGAGGTTCAAGGAGGCGATGGAAACTGCAGAGAGGAAGATAGTAAGGAGCAGGAAAAAGGGTGATGAATGGTGGGACGAAGAatgtaagaagaaaaagagagaggtaaGAAGAGAATTAAGATTgtggaggaaagagagaggagatgaGGAGAGGTatagagaaaggaagagggaatacaaacaattaattgaggaaaagaagaaggaattAAGTGATAAGTGGGAGAAAAAGGCAGTGGAGGtgaggggagagaaagaggtatGGGAGATAATAAACAAGGATAGGAAcaagaggaagagagtgaACGATGGAAAAGTTATGGAGGAGTGGAAAGAACACTTTATGAGATTATTAGGAGAAGTAGAAGGAAGAGTGGTTAGGGGGATGGAGGGTAGAGGAGGagatgaggaggaggagataaGTAGAAAGGAAGTAACAGAGGTTTTGCAGAAATTGAAAGAAGGTAAGGCAGTAGGAGAAGATGGAATTCCAAATGAAGCATGGAAATATGGGGGGAGGAAGTAG